The window CCTTGAGAAATTCGCTTCTGTTCCATAGCCTTACAAGGGTTCGAATTGGTGGAATCAATCGTACAACCACTGTCCTCTTAGGATTACACCTgaaaattatacatatacatgGGGAGCGTTTCCCATGTATACCGCGACACCACAAATTGCCACAAGTCAGATAGGAACGTCCACGACAGAGTTCCTTCTCATTTTAAGATAGGCTACTTTCGGGCGAGCCTGCTCCGATCGTCGCTTTCCATCAGGCTAAAGAGCAAACTTGTgaggaaaaaagtaaaaagtgctATGGCGCGTATTTTACCAAAGTTTCTCTTACGAATAAGACATTTTTATGACCAAAATAAAATCTCAACAAACTAATACAAAATATTGCGGATTTACTCACGGTTCGACAACAATTTCATATTTGCTTAGCGAATCGGGCACTGTCGAAGGGAACTTCTGACCGTTTCCATAGAAGTCGCCGATAGATGTGATCAGCTGACGGAGATGGTTGCAGTACTGAGTCGCCGACACCTTCGGCATGAACTTTCTGAAACACGAATTGTTAAGTAGGTATGacgtttaaattttttttcaaattctttattgcaccaaaatagaATCAAAGTAACTCAGATCTCGACCAGTCACAACGTAATATGTATTGGTATCTCGACAGATGAGAAGTCAAAGTAAAATGGGCCTTATTATTTACCAGAGTGTTATATATAGCGTTATTCTAATTGTGGATAGAGGAATATCATTATgtacatgtcgtggccagatcatagaattgaccatttcatgaaatgatcgaccatttcatgaaatggtcgtatttcatgaaatggccaacttcaactgaccatatcgttgaaacgtcagcgtttaatgatatttccatccacgtttggccatatcattaatgtagggtgtccatgataagtggtgtaataaaaacgcgaaataagataggaaataatgtattactctagtacaaagtacaaaatgtttaaaagtcaattaaaaattaaaaagtcgttttcgattaacggagtgttgatgtagttgacatatacgccgtaactgcatctcgctttgaagtcgtcgtcatattttttgacactatttcatgccattggtcatcattcagtatacttttcgtgtgtaagataaacatactggtggcttaggggtggcccaagggccacccccgccgcaccctaacctactgttatgccttgtaaaaattataaaaaaaaggattatgataatttaaattatgacaaaaacatttatgcgttttaatagaatcctgtttcaagtagttaatgccatctgcggcatatctacaataagtcacgtcaaaaaaagaaactttacggacagtaggatcgtctatatttttctttttttaaattaatatctcttcattcgcagttttaattatatcatattatgaaatccaataatagtccattgatttacgtagcgtggtcactcgaccttcattatttgccatataacctaaaaataaataaaagttgctgtctactgttaatacgagtttttcttttcactttagtgtcaaaacattgcttcaatgcacttttatcttgtatttgctcattattattcgtattattcgcgttcacacaagaataattattgtccgccgccattatgcaaaacataaacaaagcgacaccagcgccactaccggtggataatgttactattttacgatatgatcgctaacgtttggccatatcatgaagtaatcatgcatttagttggtcatatcgttaaacgttttgtgttcattgatctggccaaaccacatcatgatgtggccaacgaatgttgttccatttcatgaaatacgaccatttcatgaaatggtcgatcatttcatgaaatgatcaattctatgatatggccacgatatacaTACCTTCTACGAATGTGAATGTCTCTTAATACACTGGACAAAGTTTTCTCGTAATTTGGTATCATGGCCAAGGCACCGTCTTCTTGACTCACTTTTTTTATCAGCTGAAAATAACAATtcacaaatacttaattaaatataatccaCGGCGTATAAGTTGAACAAAAATGGCGGTTGACCGCGCAGGTAGCGTCCCTGCGTTGTCATGGTTACGCGATTCCCTTCGTGTCCCACCCCATGCCGCACATCGATTgaggccccaattcctgcagccacctaattttattttaagttatacctgtcattttcttatccgccgaaacggaaagggacggatgattgacaactgttaattttaaaatggatgaataacccgggcgaataaaataggcatctctctGATATGTAATCcgttgatgtgtgctgtcaacttaatactgtcgggttattggccaatataatgttttttaaaGGGTTCTGCCCAAAATTGACTTTGATTACCCTTCCCTTTCCGTTTCGGTAGGTAAGAATatgtcttaaaataaaattagatgatgtgtactgTAATCAGCACCATTGAATACATGTATTTAATTTCATGATTGTATAAAACACTCACCGAAAGCCATTCATTTCTAACGTCTATTATGCTGAGAAATACGTCTCCATCTAAACTTACACCAGTGAATTGGCCTAGGGCTATTGTTCTACCTGAAAATAGTAAACATTTTATAGTTCAATgtgaaacatttattatacattcatacataaacttacgcccgtaattcctaatggggtgggcagagcgacaagtaatcaaagacaacttgcagttgCAAGTTTAACATCTTGGTCAGTTTATAGGTACCTTCGCAGGCATGCAGTCGCTTATATATCTCTTTGCTATTAATAACTTTGAGAATGTTTTGAATAGAAATAAtgataaacaaaatacaaatcGACCTGTTCAATTTGTTGCAACTTAATAGATAATGTTCAGCATAGTAAGAAATATACTCAAATATTAATGTACCTACATATCACAACTTAATAGagattgttttatttgtatgtaaaagtgATCATTTGATTTCTCACAACTAAATAgacaaatattttgaaatagCAGACTCTGCACGGCAACTACGCCGCGAGGGGTTTTGTCACTTTccgatctgtttttatttagtaatcagaatttcataatttatctttgacctaggaagctACCCAATTCGCGCCGCGGTAGACATGCAGCGAGGGCTGGTACCTTTTAAATTTTCCATAGCCTTGGTATGCTGTGATGCTAACGACGCTAGACTTTGTACGGCCCCTCGTATATGACTGATATTCCAGCCACTATCGTATTTAACCTTAAACATGACACATAGGAATGTGTTAAATATTCTAAGAGCCTGTTTCACCGCTTGCTGATAACTGTTGGCAGCCTATCCAGAACGTATCCAGCAGATAGAAGTATCAGTAAACTATCCGGCCGATAAGCTGTCAGACAGTTTTATCAGAAGAGGTGATACAGGCCTTTAGTAATTTCTATTTGCAAGATATTTATAGCAATTTTTAATAAGCTAAAGATATAATGTAATATTGTTATGTGTTACCAACTTGTTTTATACCGTAAGCTGTGCGCAGTTCGTTTATAAGAGTTTGTACTTGATTTCGTGTCGCTTTGGTTGACTCGTACTTTTCCTTTGCTAACTCACTGTTTTCATGAATCCAATCCCTAAAAAACGTATGTATGCCTTTCACTgatcagcaaataaaaaaacaaataagaataaaaatgcattcattataatatacttatgtatcatcatcatcagccgtatgacgcccactgctgggcataggcctcccccaaggatctccacgacgatcggtcctgcgcataatatatgtatatcgtcgccttataacaaaaaaaagcacctttttgaaaaattcaaTTCTGTTatgattttcttcaataaaacctTGATTTCAAATTAATTACATTTCAGGTAAacatggccccgattcctgcaaacacctaattttattttaagttatactcgtcattttcttatccaccgaaaaggaaagggacggaagattgacaactgttaatttttaaatgaattaataatccGGGCGtatgcatctcgctgatatgcaacccgtttcgcgagtgctgtcaatttaattctgtcgggttattggcgaaTACGTATAAAATTTTTGAAGGgttatttaaatttctgcctaaaatttacgtattttgcataaattttatgcctgttgattacacgtccctttccttttcggcggaaaagaaaatgacaggtataacttgaaataaaattagatgttgtgtactggaatcagcatcatTGAAACCACAATTTTGCGCTTGGATTGAACCAGCGGGTAAATGGCATCTGAATTATGATTTTTCCAAAAGGCGCTTACATGCTTCTCACTACAATGTGACGATAAATATTCTTTCTGatgaaatatacaaaaaatatacatacacaatatTAGTTACAGCCCTTCTTTCTTCAACTTTTCTCTTCATACGAGCTGCACTTTCAAAACTACTACTATATCGTTCATGGGCACTGGCGAAATCTTGATTAGTACTGGAAAAATCGGGTTTtctgtaaaaattaaaaaatatatatatatatatatatatattataattgggtagtttcctaggtcaatgataaattatgaaattctgattttactaaataaagacagatctaaatctgaaaaaaatgtttttattttaacttttttatgaattttaaaaacgaAAAATGCAATAAGTGACATGCTTTTTCATATATATTCCCTAGTGACTatgtttttttgacgtttagtaaaaagtaactgatttgactagttggaaaccactctacttttactatttttatattttttattcccttTGCTTACCTGTTATTGACTACTGTTCTGGATGCTTTTCTAGGTATTGCTTCTACATAGTGTGTTGATATATCACAGGCACTTAAGACTTTGACTAATGTTTCTCTGACGTCTCTACTGTTTAGATGAATTTTGACTAACTTAAAGTCCCCTGAAATGAAATTGAGATAATTTGAGACATGAACAAAATTAAATAGTAGTCGACATAGTTCATTAAAATCTCATCTTTTCCTAATCAACCTGCACAGTAAAATACAACATGCAAcagataggtacttaaaaacTCCTGACACATTCTGTGATGATTTAGGTGTTCATATTTTGGAACAGATTGGTGCAAAATCAGATTAACTTACATTAAGACAtaaaaggtgttagtgacattgtaacaaaaactttgagggatgattcagaccatgattctgaattgacatcaagtggaattttccgtggcaaaagtatggaattgaaaataatttaaaaaatcactaaatttcatgaattttccagtatttttcatgaatttttcgacaggaaattccacttgattttaactcagaatcatggtatgagtCATCTCCCTATGTGAAACATTTAGTAATTTTTTGTTGTGTCTTTGGAGGAGGTACATACATTGCTAACTGGCTTTGGCTTTTAACAAATGGATGGATATATTAGATaagttataaattattattaggaAGGCCAATTATAACTGTTGTAAATTATCTTTCCACATCTGTAGTTACTCATATTAAACACTTGATTACCATCTGGCTTATCTTTCTGCCTTAAATAAAAGGGGAGTGGAGGAACAGCTAGGTTGCGGCTACTCTGTTGTGCCTCTATTAGTGCACTCAACTGCTGCAGAGAATTTTCATTGGTTTTCTGAAAtagatttaaatgtaataaaatattgatcATATGATTAGGAAGATATATGTTTCAACTATCAAAAAGTAGCACACAGCTTATTTATCAAATAGATAAATATGAGTAAAAATTTATTCTTTCGAACACAAATTAAAGACGCTCTGTCCTTTTACAAATCAAACCACATACTTTAACTGTTGTGTCTAGAAATCTTGGCCTTAGGAAGTTAAATAGGTAGTTGGTACATTGAATTTTTGTTGTCATTTTGAGATTTTGTTGACTTTtgagcatttttatttttataataatacattatttttcatACTCTTTGTTGAGGATATTTGCCGAAGAGGTCTGGGTGCACACTAAAGTAGAATGGGCGTAGGGCAGTCGAAATCTCTGCAGAACTTAAGTACCTGCAGACAATCCCACCTACGGATTTgcatctgtaaaaaaaataaactttacatAAAAAGGAAAATTTCAGAAGGCAAATTCCTtctgaaaattttatttttattttttcctaacAAGGAATGTAGGCGTCACTTTgtctataattttttttatttccgtcTTGGAAATGTTCCAAGAATCGTTTCCAAAATTCCCATTAGAATATGAATGAACATATTATTCatgttatataaataagttatatttaaataaggtTTTAGTTATTATTCGTATGTAGGCTCCAGACTGTCTATCAATATTACGCATTATGAGAAAAACAGCAGAATAGCAAAAGAAAACAGTGCAAAATTTttggttataattattatgttcccGTTCGTAACTTACTTTATCGGCCCCAGtgtatacattataattattaagcaGGTGTT is drawn from Pectinophora gossypiella chromosome 7, ilPecGoss1.1, whole genome shotgun sequence and contains these coding sequences:
- the LOC126368034 gene encoding T-cell activation inhibitor, mitochondrial isoform X2, with translation MYTLGPIKCKSVGGIVCRYLSSAEISTALRPFYFSVHPDLFGKYPQQRKTNENSLQQLSALIEAQQSSRNLAVPPLPFYLRQKDKPDGDFKLVKIHLNSRDVRETLVKVLSACDISTHYVEAIPRKASRTVVNNRKPDFSSTNQDFASAHERYSSSFESAARMKRKVEERRAVTNIVDWIHENSELAKEKYESTKATRNQVQTLINELRTAYGIKQVKYDSGWNISHIRGAVQSLASLASQHTKAMENLKGRTIALGQFTGVSLDGDVFLSIIDVRNEWLSLIKKVSQEDGALAMIPNYEKTLSSVLRDIHIRRRKFMPKVSATQYCNHLRQLITSIGDFYGNGQKFPSTVPDSLSKYEIVVEPEAGPLMVSPTGQFITPSSCPASELINFIAKNLDEATLHLTEYSINKHVEKALHKEVKERFGLLELHKDDSITPGLMILCCQRLLTQIDTLDTKLRGNILYITHYYSVLTEGALCIPWNFK
- the LOC126368034 gene encoding T-cell activation inhibitor, mitochondrial isoform X3, yielding MYTLGPIKCKSVGGIVCRYLSSAEISTALRPFYFSVHPDLFGKYPQQRKTNENSLQQLSALIEAQQSSRNLAVPPLPFYLRQKDKPDGDFKLVKIHLNSRDVRETLVKVLSACDISTHYVEAIPRKASRTVVNNRKPDFSSTNQDFASAHERYSSSFESAARMKRKVEERRAVTNIVDWIHENSELAKEKYESTKATRNQVQTLINELRTAYGRTIALGQFTGVSLDGDVFLSIIDVRNEWLSLIKKVSQEDGALAMIPNYEKTLSSVLRDIHIRRRKFMPKVSATQYCNHLRQLITSIGDFYGNGQKFPSTVPDSLSKYEIVVEPEAGPLMVSPTGQFITPSSCPASELINFIAKNLDEATLHLTEYSINKRLPCSSNKHVEKALHKEVKERFGLLELHKDDSITPGLMILCCQRLLTQIDTLDTKLRGNILYITHYYSVLTEGALCIPWNFK
- the LOC126368034 gene encoding T-cell activation inhibitor, mitochondrial isoform X1, which codes for MYTLGPIKCKSVGGIVCRYLSSAEISTALRPFYFSVHPDLFGKYPQQRKTNENSLQQLSALIEAQQSSRNLAVPPLPFYLRQKDKPDGDFKLVKIHLNSRDVRETLVKVLSACDISTHYVEAIPRKASRTVVNNRKPDFSSTNQDFASAHERYSSSFESAARMKRKVEERRAVTNIVDWIHENSELAKEKYESTKATRNQVQTLINELRTAYGIKQVKYDSGWNISHIRGAVQSLASLASQHTKAMENLKGRTIALGQFTGVSLDGDVFLSIIDVRNEWLSLIKKVSQEDGALAMIPNYEKTLSSVLRDIHIRRRKFMPKVSATQYCNHLRQLITSIGDFYGNGQKFPSTVPDSLSKYEIVVEPEAGPLMVSPTGQFITPSSCPASELINFIAKNLDEATLHLTEYSINKRLPCSSNKHVEKALHKEVKERFGLLELHKDDSITPGLMILCCQRLLTQIDTLDTKLRGNILYITHYYSVLTEGALCIPWNFK